A region from the Chanodichthys erythropterus isolate Z2021 chromosome 5, ASM2448905v1, whole genome shotgun sequence genome encodes:
- the mlip gene encoding muscular LMNA-interacting protein isoform X2, translated as MALEKPHRTLGKVTTVFATKLKSFTFVPLLKRLPVENRVWKKVLQTGRPNKTSQEPGDSEKSMAEEGVYKAEVIYIQDPEEGQLVATLKNTTKSEIQSTDNLTLKPLTTQVDPHAEFGSITPEPGPAMETVNKHPGISHLGFHNTSLAAEVSSGLFLNSSSQREEVLSPASSMDFLTSPASSKESILSEGWDKERSWSALHMFSRDGSPGPLSRTVSPCSSIRSGTFTPSVVRIKRHSLAPGSSLLQMSSTCVTPCCDSRATSPCPLSPRARHRTPPTQLSLLTAILRKGRLPVLSSYSQRPYTPCWPISPVNMSSCLACSAASSVAPMNMPKAKSCTSIDRPCSKSCQILKPQLWKPELVEAPDETPLTKPPESLDSCPFTSSSSIVLPTSHILSPSLPAVQAHLSKSGPKANRLPTVPSSLLCSSYSRMRSSSPKSSSLSCSSNENHKHPSMSGECLVSMDPNKSAESLTSLIHKDETKPHVGSEKYSLPLKQSQKSPELSNELYLKDTGSPSDNSDSLVPKPTQSSCKSPAFPTPKHSFEAESNSISPVLSHRDNKQSTLFQNGRKNDVERVHLSSPSPSPRLMGLTRLTYTPPASPACPAVHPNSRSSTPDRSTLSPSPAVPSRQLSPSPSYSFCSSPSPSLWGSTPDCADGDCKNRKPYKIKSTYKALAAIPTNTLLLEQQAIDEDVNKKEALLNPADNYSWEDPHTEMCSPAQLRQQSAELYATIDEVLEDAIRKRQSDHVNKASVKSLAVETSRSQTSSPSPKLLGRETRYASSPFQPSVTPEKTLTKPGVIRPLTATFRVTDDKQHDEEFHPNPFKNLQENKSSRYQYKAHEGSVEHRRSTASLSTVRVVKPQQMVEELRTSSQLVESGKEIVKPD; from the exons GTCACCACTGTTTTTGCAACCAAGCTCAAGTCTTTCACCTTTGTGCCACTTCTAAAAAGACTGCCTGTGGAGAACAGGGTCTGGAAAAAGGTACTTCAGACAGGCAGACCAAACAAG ACTTCACAAGAGCCAGGGGACTCTGAGAAGAGCATGGCAGAAGAGGGTGTCTACAAAGCTGAGGTTATTTACATCCAAGACCCTGAAGAGGGCCAGCTTGTTGCAACGCTCAAGAACACCACTAAAAGTGAG atTCAGTCAACTGACAATTTAACCCTTAAACCACTCACCACCCAAGTTGATCCTCACGCAGAATTTGGTAGCATAACCCCTGAGCCTGGCCCTGCCATGGAAACTGTTAACAAACACCCTGGCATTTCTCATCTAGGATTTCACAACACTTCACTGGCTGCTGAGGTCAGCTCAGGTCTGTTTTTAAATAGCTCATCCCAGAGAGAAGAGGTCCTTAGCCCTGCCAGCTCCATGGATTTTCTCACATCCCCTGCTTCTTCTAAGGAGTCTATTCTGTCCGAGGGCTGGGACAAGGAGAGGAGCTGGTCAGCACTCCACATGTTCTCACGTGATGGTTCTCCTGGTCCCCTTAGTCGCACAGTTTCCCCGTGTTCCTCCATAAGATCAGGGACCTTCACACCCTCTGTAGTGAGAATCAAGCGGCACTCTTTGGCTCCGGGCTCCAGTTTGCTGCAGATGTCGTCCACTTGCGTAACACCCTGCTGTGACAGTCGGGCAACTTCACCCTGTCCTCTTTCGCCCCGTGCCCGGCACAGGACTCCTCCAACCCAACTCTCCCTGCTAACGGCCATCCTCAGGAAAGGCCGTCTCCCTGTCCTATCCTCTTATTCTCAAAGACCTTACACGCCCTGCTGGCCCATCAGTCCAGTTAACATGTCCTCCTGTTTAGCATGCTCAGCTGCCTCTTCTGTTGCACCCATGAACATGCCCAAAGCAAAGTCTTGTACCTCCATAGATAGACCCTGTTCTAAATCTTGCCAGATTTTAAAGCCACAGCTTTGGAAACCAGAGCTTGTCGAGGCACCTGACGAAACCCCACTGACGAAACCACCAGAAAGTCTTGActcgtgccctttcaccagtaGTAGTAGCATCGTCTTGCCTACAAGTCACATCCTTTCACCAAGCTTACCTGCAGTCCAGGCTCACCTCTCTAAATCAGGTCCCAAGGCAAATCGTTTGCCAACAGTTCCTAGCTCTCTTTTGTGTAGCTCCTACTCCCGCATGAGGTCCTCATCTCCTAAATCAAGCTCTCTGTCATGTTCCAGCAATGAGAACCATAAACATCCATCCATGTCAGGGGAATGCCTGGTATCTATGGATCCAAATAAGTCAGCTGAATCTTTAACATCCTTGATACATAAAGATGAAACAAAACCCCATGTTGGGTCAGAAAAATATTCATTGCCACTAAAACAGAGTCAGAAATCACCTGAACTCTCCAACGAACTATATCTGAAAGATACAGGAAGTCCATCTGACAATTCAGACTCCTTGGTACCAAAACCCACTCAAAGTTCATGTAAATCTCCCGCCTTTCCTACTCCGAAACACTCTTTTGAAGCAGAAAGTAATTCCATATCTCCAGTTTTAAGCCACAGAGATAATAAACAAAGTACTCTTTTCCAAAATGGTCGCAAAAATGATGTTGAAAGAGTGCACCTATCATCCCCGTCTCCCTCTCCTAGACTCATGGGTCTCACCCGCCTAACCTACACACCTCCAGCCTCTCCTGCTTGTCCTGCAGTCCACCCAAACTCTCGTTCCTCCACCCCAGATCGCAGCACCCTTTCACCCTCCCCAGCAGTCCCAAGCCGCCAGCTTTCCCCCTCACCCTCATACTCCTTCTGTTCATCACCCTCTCCATCCCTATGGGGCAGCACACCAGACTGCGCAGATGGGGACTGTAAAAATAGGAAG CCATACAAGATCAAATCCACCTACAAGGCACTCGCTGCTATTCCTACAAATACTCTGCTCCTGGAACAGCAG GCTATAGATGAAGATGTCAACAAGAAAGAGGCTTTGCTCAATCCTGCGGACAACTATTCTTGGGAGGATCCACACACAGAG ATGTGCTCTCCTGCGCAGTTGCGTCAGCAGTCTGCAGAACTGTACGCAACCATTGATGAAGTCCTTGAGGATGCGATCAGAAAG cgtcAATCAGACCATGTGAACAAAGCCAGTGTGAAGTCTTTGGCAGTGGAGACGTCAAGG TCACAGACGTCATCACCATCTCCAAAACTGTTGGGACGGGAAACAAGATAT GCAAGCTCTCCTTTTCAACCCTCTGTAACTCCTGAAAAAACATTG ACAAAGCCTGGAGTTATTAGACCACTTACTGCAACATTCAGAGTTACAGATGATAAACAACATGATGAAGAATTCCACCCAAATCCTTTCAAGAACCTTCAAGAGAACAAATCCAGTCGTTACCAGTACAAG GCTCATGAAGGCTCAGTCGAGCACAGAAGATCAACAGCAAG
- the mlip gene encoding muscular LMNA-interacting protein isoform X1, with amino-acid sequence MALEKPHRTLGKVTTVFATKLKSFTFVPLLKRLPVENRVWKKVLQTGRPNKTSQEPGDSEKSMAEEGVYKAEVIYIQDPEEGQLVATLKNTTKSEIQSTDNLTLKPLTTQVDPHAEFGSITPEPGPAMETVNKHPGISHLGFHNTSLAAEVSSGLFLNSSSQREEVLSPASSMDFLTSPASSKESILSEGWDKERSWSALHMFSRDGSPGPLSRTVSPCSSIRSGTFTPSVVRIKRHSLAPGSSLLQMSSTCVTPCCDSRATSPCPLSPRARHRTPPTQLSLLTAILRKGRLPVLSSYSQRPYTPCWPISPVNMSSCLACSAASSVAPMNMPKAKSCTSIDRPCSKSCQILKPQLWKPELVEAPDETPLTKPPESLDSCPFTSSSSIVLPTSHILSPSLPAVQAHLSKSGPKANRLPTVPSSLLCSSYSRMRSSSPKSSSLSCSSNENHKHPSMSGECLVSMDPNKSAESLTSLIHKDETKPHVGSEKYSLPLKQSQKSPELSNELYLKDTGSPSDNSDSLVPKPTQSSCKSPAFPTPKHSFEAESNSISPVLSHRDNKQSTLFQNGRKNDVERVHLSSPSPSPRLMGLTRLTYTPPASPACPAVHPNSRSSTPDRSTLSPSPAVPSRQLSPSPSYSFCSSPSPSLWGSTPDCADGDCKNRKPYKIKSTYKALAAIPTNTLLLEQQAIDEDVNKKEALLNPADNYSWEDPHTEMCSPAQLRQQSAELYATIDEVLEDAIRKRQSDHVNKASVKSLAVETSRSQTSSPSPKLLGRETRYASSPFQPSVTPEKTLTKPGVIRPLTATFRVTDDKQHDEEFHPNPFKNLQENKSSRYQYKFVNSASGETPADGRGASDQQSACGERQGDCKTRLTSLITQTRISTQDVPPSINTQETHI; translated from the exons GTCACCACTGTTTTTGCAACCAAGCTCAAGTCTTTCACCTTTGTGCCACTTCTAAAAAGACTGCCTGTGGAGAACAGGGTCTGGAAAAAGGTACTTCAGACAGGCAGACCAAACAAG ACTTCACAAGAGCCAGGGGACTCTGAGAAGAGCATGGCAGAAGAGGGTGTCTACAAAGCTGAGGTTATTTACATCCAAGACCCTGAAGAGGGCCAGCTTGTTGCAACGCTCAAGAACACCACTAAAAGTGAG atTCAGTCAACTGACAATTTAACCCTTAAACCACTCACCACCCAAGTTGATCCTCACGCAGAATTTGGTAGCATAACCCCTGAGCCTGGCCCTGCCATGGAAACTGTTAACAAACACCCTGGCATTTCTCATCTAGGATTTCACAACACTTCACTGGCTGCTGAGGTCAGCTCAGGTCTGTTTTTAAATAGCTCATCCCAGAGAGAAGAGGTCCTTAGCCCTGCCAGCTCCATGGATTTTCTCACATCCCCTGCTTCTTCTAAGGAGTCTATTCTGTCCGAGGGCTGGGACAAGGAGAGGAGCTGGTCAGCACTCCACATGTTCTCACGTGATGGTTCTCCTGGTCCCCTTAGTCGCACAGTTTCCCCGTGTTCCTCCATAAGATCAGGGACCTTCACACCCTCTGTAGTGAGAATCAAGCGGCACTCTTTGGCTCCGGGCTCCAGTTTGCTGCAGATGTCGTCCACTTGCGTAACACCCTGCTGTGACAGTCGGGCAACTTCACCCTGTCCTCTTTCGCCCCGTGCCCGGCACAGGACTCCTCCAACCCAACTCTCCCTGCTAACGGCCATCCTCAGGAAAGGCCGTCTCCCTGTCCTATCCTCTTATTCTCAAAGACCTTACACGCCCTGCTGGCCCATCAGTCCAGTTAACATGTCCTCCTGTTTAGCATGCTCAGCTGCCTCTTCTGTTGCACCCATGAACATGCCCAAAGCAAAGTCTTGTACCTCCATAGATAGACCCTGTTCTAAATCTTGCCAGATTTTAAAGCCACAGCTTTGGAAACCAGAGCTTGTCGAGGCACCTGACGAAACCCCACTGACGAAACCACCAGAAAGTCTTGActcgtgccctttcaccagtaGTAGTAGCATCGTCTTGCCTACAAGTCACATCCTTTCACCAAGCTTACCTGCAGTCCAGGCTCACCTCTCTAAATCAGGTCCCAAGGCAAATCGTTTGCCAACAGTTCCTAGCTCTCTTTTGTGTAGCTCCTACTCCCGCATGAGGTCCTCATCTCCTAAATCAAGCTCTCTGTCATGTTCCAGCAATGAGAACCATAAACATCCATCCATGTCAGGGGAATGCCTGGTATCTATGGATCCAAATAAGTCAGCTGAATCTTTAACATCCTTGATACATAAAGATGAAACAAAACCCCATGTTGGGTCAGAAAAATATTCATTGCCACTAAAACAGAGTCAGAAATCACCTGAACTCTCCAACGAACTATATCTGAAAGATACAGGAAGTCCATCTGACAATTCAGACTCCTTGGTACCAAAACCCACTCAAAGTTCATGTAAATCTCCCGCCTTTCCTACTCCGAAACACTCTTTTGAAGCAGAAAGTAATTCCATATCTCCAGTTTTAAGCCACAGAGATAATAAACAAAGTACTCTTTTCCAAAATGGTCGCAAAAATGATGTTGAAAGAGTGCACCTATCATCCCCGTCTCCCTCTCCTAGACTCATGGGTCTCACCCGCCTAACCTACACACCTCCAGCCTCTCCTGCTTGTCCTGCAGTCCACCCAAACTCTCGTTCCTCCACCCCAGATCGCAGCACCCTTTCACCCTCCCCAGCAGTCCCAAGCCGCCAGCTTTCCCCCTCACCCTCATACTCCTTCTGTTCATCACCCTCTCCATCCCTATGGGGCAGCACACCAGACTGCGCAGATGGGGACTGTAAAAATAGGAAG CCATACAAGATCAAATCCACCTACAAGGCACTCGCTGCTATTCCTACAAATACTCTGCTCCTGGAACAGCAG GCTATAGATGAAGATGTCAACAAGAAAGAGGCTTTGCTCAATCCTGCGGACAACTATTCTTGGGAGGATCCACACACAGAG ATGTGCTCTCCTGCGCAGTTGCGTCAGCAGTCTGCAGAACTGTACGCAACCATTGATGAAGTCCTTGAGGATGCGATCAGAAAG cgtcAATCAGACCATGTGAACAAAGCCAGTGTGAAGTCTTTGGCAGTGGAGACGTCAAGG TCACAGACGTCATCACCATCTCCAAAACTGTTGGGACGGGAAACAAGATAT GCAAGCTCTCCTTTTCAACCCTCTGTAACTCCTGAAAAAACATTG ACAAAGCCTGGAGTTATTAGACCACTTACTGCAACATTCAGAGTTACAGATGATAAACAACATGATGAAGAATTCCACCCAAATCCTTTCAAGAACCTTCAAGAGAACAAATCCAGTCGTTACCAGTACAAG
- the mlip gene encoding muscular LMNA-interacting protein isoform X3: MALEKPHRTLGKVTTVFATKLKSFTFVPLLKRLPVENRVWKKVLQTGRPNKTSQEPGDSEKSMAEEGVYKAEVIYIQDPEEGQLVATLKNTTKSEIQSTDNLTLKPLTTQVDPHAEFGSITPEPGPAMETVNKHPGISHLGFHNTSLAAEVSSGLFLNSSSQREEVLSPASSMDFLTSPASSKESILSEGWDKERSWSALHMFSRDGSPGPLSRTVSPCSSIRSGTFTPSVVRIKRHSLAPGSSLLQMSSTCVTPCCDSRATSPCPLSPRARHRTPPTQLSLLTAILRKGRLPVLSSYSQRPYTPCWPISPVNMSSCLACSAASSVAPMNMPKAKSCTSIDRPCSKSCQILKPQLWKPELVEAPDETPLTKPPESLDSCPFTSSSSIVLPTSHILSPSLPAVQAHLSKSGPKANRLPTVPSSLLCSSYSRMRSSSPKSSSLSCSSNENHKHPSMSGECLVSMDPNKSAESLTSLIHKDETKPHVGSEKYSLPLKQSQKSPELSNELYLKDTGSPSDNSDSLVPKPTQSSCKSPAFPTPKHSFEAESNSISPVLSHRDNKQSTLFQNGRKNDVERVHLSSPSPSPRLMGLTRLTYTPPASPACPAVHPNSRSSTPDRSTLSPSPAVPSRQLSPSPSYSFCSSPSPSLWGSTPDCADGDCKNRKPYKIKSTYKALAAIPTNTLLLEQQAIDEDVNKKEALLNPADNYSWEDPHTEMCSPAQLRQQSAELYATIDEVLEDAIRKRQSDHVNKASVKSLAVETSRSQTSSPSPKLLGRETRYASSPFQPSVTPEKTLEKTIGKAFREIKDFLGQRKPGLV; the protein is encoded by the exons GTCACCACTGTTTTTGCAACCAAGCTCAAGTCTTTCACCTTTGTGCCACTTCTAAAAAGACTGCCTGTGGAGAACAGGGTCTGGAAAAAGGTACTTCAGACAGGCAGACCAAACAAG ACTTCACAAGAGCCAGGGGACTCTGAGAAGAGCATGGCAGAAGAGGGTGTCTACAAAGCTGAGGTTATTTACATCCAAGACCCTGAAGAGGGCCAGCTTGTTGCAACGCTCAAGAACACCACTAAAAGTGAG atTCAGTCAACTGACAATTTAACCCTTAAACCACTCACCACCCAAGTTGATCCTCACGCAGAATTTGGTAGCATAACCCCTGAGCCTGGCCCTGCCATGGAAACTGTTAACAAACACCCTGGCATTTCTCATCTAGGATTTCACAACACTTCACTGGCTGCTGAGGTCAGCTCAGGTCTGTTTTTAAATAGCTCATCCCAGAGAGAAGAGGTCCTTAGCCCTGCCAGCTCCATGGATTTTCTCACATCCCCTGCTTCTTCTAAGGAGTCTATTCTGTCCGAGGGCTGGGACAAGGAGAGGAGCTGGTCAGCACTCCACATGTTCTCACGTGATGGTTCTCCTGGTCCCCTTAGTCGCACAGTTTCCCCGTGTTCCTCCATAAGATCAGGGACCTTCACACCCTCTGTAGTGAGAATCAAGCGGCACTCTTTGGCTCCGGGCTCCAGTTTGCTGCAGATGTCGTCCACTTGCGTAACACCCTGCTGTGACAGTCGGGCAACTTCACCCTGTCCTCTTTCGCCCCGTGCCCGGCACAGGACTCCTCCAACCCAACTCTCCCTGCTAACGGCCATCCTCAGGAAAGGCCGTCTCCCTGTCCTATCCTCTTATTCTCAAAGACCTTACACGCCCTGCTGGCCCATCAGTCCAGTTAACATGTCCTCCTGTTTAGCATGCTCAGCTGCCTCTTCTGTTGCACCCATGAACATGCCCAAAGCAAAGTCTTGTACCTCCATAGATAGACCCTGTTCTAAATCTTGCCAGATTTTAAAGCCACAGCTTTGGAAACCAGAGCTTGTCGAGGCACCTGACGAAACCCCACTGACGAAACCACCAGAAAGTCTTGActcgtgccctttcaccagtaGTAGTAGCATCGTCTTGCCTACAAGTCACATCCTTTCACCAAGCTTACCTGCAGTCCAGGCTCACCTCTCTAAATCAGGTCCCAAGGCAAATCGTTTGCCAACAGTTCCTAGCTCTCTTTTGTGTAGCTCCTACTCCCGCATGAGGTCCTCATCTCCTAAATCAAGCTCTCTGTCATGTTCCAGCAATGAGAACCATAAACATCCATCCATGTCAGGGGAATGCCTGGTATCTATGGATCCAAATAAGTCAGCTGAATCTTTAACATCCTTGATACATAAAGATGAAACAAAACCCCATGTTGGGTCAGAAAAATATTCATTGCCACTAAAACAGAGTCAGAAATCACCTGAACTCTCCAACGAACTATATCTGAAAGATACAGGAAGTCCATCTGACAATTCAGACTCCTTGGTACCAAAACCCACTCAAAGTTCATGTAAATCTCCCGCCTTTCCTACTCCGAAACACTCTTTTGAAGCAGAAAGTAATTCCATATCTCCAGTTTTAAGCCACAGAGATAATAAACAAAGTACTCTTTTCCAAAATGGTCGCAAAAATGATGTTGAAAGAGTGCACCTATCATCCCCGTCTCCCTCTCCTAGACTCATGGGTCTCACCCGCCTAACCTACACACCTCCAGCCTCTCCTGCTTGTCCTGCAGTCCACCCAAACTCTCGTTCCTCCACCCCAGATCGCAGCACCCTTTCACCCTCCCCAGCAGTCCCAAGCCGCCAGCTTTCCCCCTCACCCTCATACTCCTTCTGTTCATCACCCTCTCCATCCCTATGGGGCAGCACACCAGACTGCGCAGATGGGGACTGTAAAAATAGGAAG CCATACAAGATCAAATCCACCTACAAGGCACTCGCTGCTATTCCTACAAATACTCTGCTCCTGGAACAGCAG GCTATAGATGAAGATGTCAACAAGAAAGAGGCTTTGCTCAATCCTGCGGACAACTATTCTTGGGAGGATCCACACACAGAG ATGTGCTCTCCTGCGCAGTTGCGTCAGCAGTCTGCAGAACTGTACGCAACCATTGATGAAGTCCTTGAGGATGCGATCAGAAAG cgtcAATCAGACCATGTGAACAAAGCCAGTGTGAAGTCTTTGGCAGTGGAGACGTCAAGG TCACAGACGTCATCACCATCTCCAAAACTGTTGGGACGGGAAACAAGATAT GCAAGCTCTCCTTTTCAACCCTCTGTAACTCCTGAAAAAACATTG GAGAAAACAATAGGAAAAGCATTCCGTGAGATAAAGGATTTTCTAGGCCAAAGGAAGCCAGGATTAGTTTGA